From one Musa acuminata AAA Group cultivar baxijiao chromosome BXJ2-6, Cavendish_Baxijiao_AAA, whole genome shotgun sequence genomic stretch:
- the LOC135614357 gene encoding uncharacterized protein LOC135614357 — protein MTVLSSSSSPSSVQLLLLLFSLLLASLTAQSPGSPPTGTTIYDLLPEYGLPSGLLPDTVKSFSLAENGSFAVELSGPCYIDFEYLVYYEPKISGVVKYGGIEDLKGVKVRRFLIWFDVDAIKVDLPPSEYIYFQVGWITRKLHVDQFQTVHSCKATQGFLESAEEVFDWSI, from the coding sequence ATGACCGTcttgtcttcctcctcctccccttcttctgttCAACTTCTTCTCCTCTTGTTTTCTCTTCTCCTCGCATCCCTCACCGCCCAATCCCCCGGCTCCCCGCCCACCGGCACTACCATCTACGACCTCCTCCCCGAGTACGGCCTCCCGTCGGGCCTCCTCCCCGACACCGTCAAGTCCTTCTCCCTCGCGGAGAACGGGAGCTTCGCCGTCGAGCTCTCCGGCCCCTGCTACATCGACTTCGAATACCTCGTCTACTACGAGCCCAAGATCTCCGGCGTCGTCAAGTACGGCGGCATCGAGGACCTCAAGGGCGTCAAGGTGCGCCGTTTCCTCATCTGGTTCGATGTGGATGCCATCAAGGTCGACCTGCCTCCCTCCGAGTACATCTACTTCCAGGTGGGGTGGATTACCCGCAAGCTCCACGTCGATCAGTTCCAGACGGTGCATTCGTGCAAGGCGACTCAGGGGTTCCTGGAAAGCGCCGAGGAGGTTTTCGATTGGTCGATATAG
- the LOC135614355 gene encoding probable prolyl 4-hydroxylase 6, translating into MGYASPLAFFFSSAVLFLASFPGLVPIGIAQPDFYDPKRVTQISWRPRIFLYKGFLSDEECDHIIKLARSKMARSMVADNGSGNSVKSNVRTSSGMFLQKHQDEVIARIESRIAAWTFLPEENGESIQVLRYQDGQKYEPHYDYFRDPKNQARGGHRYATVLMYLSTVKKGGETVFPNAEGASSQHKDETWSECARNGLAVKPHKGDAVLFFSLHIDGTTDPASLHGSCPVIEGEKWSAPKWIHVRSFEDPQRTSTRGDCSDASEFCPRWAAAGECEKNPLYMMGNNETAGNCRKSCMVCDM; encoded by the exons ATGGGATACGCCTCTCCTcttgctttcttcttctcctctgccGTTCTCTTCCTCGCTTCCTTCCCCGGCCTCGTCCCTATCGGCATCGCCCAGCCCGACTTCTACGACCCCAAACGTGTCACCCAGATCTCTTGGCGTCCCAG GATCTTCCTGTACAAGGGGTTTCTTTCTGACGAGGAATGTGATCACATCATCAAATTG GCGAGGAGCAAGATGGCGAGATCGATGGTGGCGGACAACGGCTCCGGCAACAGCGTCAAGAGCAACGTGCGGACGAGCTCCGGCATGTTCCTCCAGAAGCACCAG GATGAGGTAATCGCAAGAATCGAGAGCAGAATTGCGGCATGGACCTTTCTTCCAGAGG AGAACGGTGAATCCATTCAAGTACTGCGCTACCAGGATGGTCAAAAGTATGAACCTCATTATGACTATTttcgtgatccaaagaatcaagcacGAGGAGGACATCGATATGCTACAGTGCTAATGTATCTTTCTACCGTGAAAAAGGGTGGGGAGACTGTTTTTCCAAATGCAGAG GGTGCTTCATCTCAGCATAAAGATGAAACCTGGTCTGAGTGTGCAAGAAATGGCCTTGCAG TGAAACCTCACAAGGGTGATGCTGTACTCTTCTTCAGTCTTCACATCGATGGCACAACAGATCCAGCCAGTTTACATGGAAGCTGCCCTGTCATAGAAGGCGAGAAGTGGTCAGCACCAAAATGGATCCATGTCAGGTCCTTTGAGGATCCACAGAGGACAAGCACAAGAGGGGATTGCTCGGATGCAAGCGAGTTTTGTCCTCGATGGGCTGCTGCAGGAGAGTGCGAAAAGAATCCCCTCTACATGATGGGAAACAATGAGACTGCTGGGAATTGTCGCAAGAGTTGTATGGTATGTGACATGTAG
- the LOC135614356 gene encoding mavicyanin-like, with the protein MAMSDILVLLVVAAAGVGLSQAVVYKVGDAVGWTTMGSPNYTAWAISKTFHKGDTVVFEYNNTYHNVLEVRRENYKACNAASPIATYTSGNDSIKLKRHGHHFFICGKPGHCEAGQKVDIRIPKPTSSAAPSGSPAASPRPATGGKGDVSSPVASPGPSGAATAAPGGLVFALTLLHLAALAGGLLPQ; encoded by the exons ATGGCGATGTCCGACATCTTGGTGCTGCTCGTGGTCGCCGCCGCTGGGGTGGGGCTGTCACAGGCCGTCGTTTACAAGGTCGGAGATGCGGTGGGGTGGACCACCATGGGGAGTCCCAACTACACCGCCTGGGCCATCTCCAAGACGTTCCACAAGGGAGACACCGTAG TGTTCGAGTACAACAACACCTACCACAATGTGCTGGAGGTGAGGAGGGAGAACTACAAGGCGTGCAACGCCGCGTCGCCCATCGCCACCTACACCTCCGGCAACGACTCCATCAAGCTGAAGCGCCACGGCCACCACTTCTTCATATGCGGCAAGCCCGGCCACTGCGAAGCCGGCCAGAAGGTGGACATCAGGATCCCCAAGCCCACGTCCTCTGCTGCCCCTTCCGGCTCTCCCGCCGCATCCCCTCGTCCCGCCACTGGCGGCAAGGGGGACGTCTCCAGTCCCGTGGCCTCCCCTGGGCCCAGTGGCGCTGCTACAGCTGCGCCGGGGGGTCTTGTTTTTGCTCTGACGCTGCTTCACCTTGCTGCTCTCGCTGGTGGCCTCCTTCCGCAGTAG